Proteins encoded within one genomic window of Bradyrhizobium sp. CB1717:
- a CDS encoding DUF4282 domain-containing protein, whose product MFSFSDLFQWDRFITPTIIKTFYWLVIALICLFGLSGIFSGLAAMAISPFGGFLVLLSSIASVVVGIVFSRIVAELILIVFRINEHLGAIRDQGGGMR is encoded by the coding sequence ATGTTTTCATTCAGCGACCTGTTCCAATGGGACCGCTTCATCACGCCGACGATCATCAAGACCTTCTACTGGCTGGTGATCGCGCTGATCTGCCTGTTCGGCCTCTCGGGCATCTTCTCCGGCCTCGCTGCAATGGCGATCAGCCCGTTCGGCGGCTTCCTGGTGCTGCTGTCGTCGATCGCGAGCGTCGTGGTCGGGATCGTGTTCTCGCGCATCGTCGCGGAGCTGATCCTGATCGTCTTCCGCATCAACGAGCATCTCGGCGCGATCCGGGACCAGGGCGGCGGGATGCGGTGA
- the ychF gene encoding redox-regulated ATPase YchF, producing the protein MGFKCGIVGLPNVGKSTLFNALTETAAAQAANYPFCTIEPNVGEVAVPDPRLDKLAAIAKSGQIIPTRLTFVDIAGLVRGASKGEGLGNQFLANIREVDAIAHVVRCFEDSDITHVEGKIAPLADIETIETELMLADLDSLEKRVDNLTKKAKGNDKDAKEQLDLVNRTLVLLRDGKPARLVERKAEEERAFSMLGLLSSKPVLYVCNVEEGSAATGNAFSKAVEEQAAKEGAVAVVISAKIESEIATISREERADFLETLGLEEAGLDRLIRAGYSLLQLITYFTVGPKEARAWTIHRGTKAPGAAGVIHTDFEKGFIRAETIAYEDYVALNGEAGARDAGKLRLEGKEYVVADGDVMHFRFNT; encoded by the coding sequence ATGGGATTCAAATGCGGGATCGTCGGGTTGCCCAATGTCGGCAAGTCGACCTTGTTCAATGCGCTGACCGAGACGGCCGCGGCGCAGGCTGCGAACTATCCGTTCTGCACCATCGAGCCGAATGTCGGTGAGGTCGCCGTGCCCGATCCGCGGCTCGACAAGCTCGCGGCGATCGCCAAGTCGGGCCAGATCATCCCGACCCGGCTGACCTTCGTCGACATCGCCGGTCTCGTCCGCGGTGCCTCCAAGGGTGAAGGCCTCGGCAACCAGTTTTTGGCCAACATCCGCGAGGTCGACGCCATCGCGCATGTCGTGCGCTGCTTCGAGGATTCCGACATCACCCATGTCGAGGGCAAGATCGCCCCGCTCGCCGACATCGAGACCATCGAGACCGAGCTGATGCTCGCCGACCTCGACAGCCTCGAGAAGCGCGTCGACAACCTCACCAAGAAGGCCAAGGGCAACGACAAGGACGCCAAGGAGCAGCTCGACCTCGTCAACCGCACCCTGGTGCTGCTGCGCGACGGCAAGCCCGCGCGCCTCGTCGAGCGCAAGGCCGAGGAGGAGCGCGCCTTCTCGATGCTCGGCCTCTTGTCATCCAAGCCCGTGCTCTATGTCTGCAACGTCGAGGAAGGCTCGGCCGCGACCGGCAACGCCTTCTCCAAGGCGGTCGAGGAGCAGGCGGCAAAGGAAGGCGCCGTCGCCGTCGTCATCTCCGCCAAGATCGAATCCGAGATCGCGACGATCTCGCGTGAAGAGCGCGCCGACTTCCTGGAGACGCTGGGTCTTGAAGAGGCCGGCCTCGACCGCCTGATCCGCGCCGGCTACTCGCTGCTCCAGCTCATCACCTATTTCACCGTGGGACCGAAGGAAGCGCGCGCCTGGACCATCCATCGCGGCACCAAGGCGCCGGGCGCGGCCGGTGTGATCCACACCGATTTCGAGAAAGGCTTCATCCGCGCCGAGACCATTGCGTATGAGGATTACGTCGCGCTGAACGGCGAAGCCGGCGCCCGCGATGCCGGCAAGCTCCGCCTCGAAGGCAAGGAATACGTCGTCGCCGACGGCGACGTGATGCATTTCCGGTTCAATACGTAA
- a CDS encoding MaoC family dehydratase, with amino-acid sequence MTLTFEDFPPGRFGTFGPRHVTRDEILAFAAEFDPQPMHLDEEAASKSMLRGLSGSGWHLCSLMMRMMADGFITRAASLGSPGVDEVRWLSPLRPGDDLTLDVDVLEARVSKSRPGLGIVKFKCTARNAAGQALAEMTSPILIKRREGAV; translated from the coding sequence ATGACCCTGACCTTCGAAGATTTCCCTCCCGGCCGGTTCGGAACGTTCGGCCCGCGCCATGTCACCCGCGACGAGATTCTGGCCTTCGCCGCCGAGTTCGATCCGCAGCCGATGCACCTCGACGAGGAGGCAGCCAGCAAGAGCATGCTGCGCGGCCTGTCCGGCTCGGGCTGGCACCTCTGCTCGCTGATGATGCGGATGATGGCCGACGGTTTCATCACCCGCGCCGCGTCACTGGGGTCTCCCGGCGTCGACGAGGTGCGCTGGTTGTCACCTCTGCGCCCCGGTGACGATCTCACGCTCGATGTCGACGTGCTGGAGGCGCGGGTCTCGAAGAGCCGCCCCGGGCTCGGCATCGTCAAGTTCAAGTGCACCGCGCGCAACGCCGCGGGGCAGGCGCTCGCCGAGATGACCTCGCCGATCCTGATCAAGCGGCGCGAGGGAGCGGTCTGA
- a CDS encoding accessory factor UbiK family protein: MTQTSNRFFDEIGRLMNDAAGAAQGVKREFDTVMRTQAEKFLRDMDLVKREEFEAVKDMARLAREENEALKARIAALEAKLGG, encoded by the coding sequence ATGACCCAGACCAGCAACCGGTTTTTCGACGAGATCGGCCGCCTGATGAACGACGCCGCCGGTGCGGCTCAGGGCGTCAAGCGCGAGTTCGACACGGTGATGCGCACCCAGGCCGAAAAATTCCTGCGCGACATGGACCTCGTCAAGCGCGAGGAGTTCGAGGCGGTCAAGGACATGGCCCGCCTGGCGCGTGAAGAAAACGAGGCCCTGAAGGCGCGGATTGCTGCGCTGGAGGCCAAGCTCGGCGGGTGA
- a CDS encoding 50S ribosomal protein L25/general stress protein Ctc — MATTVKELKATARPKSGKGAARAERRAGRVPGVIYGNNQPPVTISIEDRELRQRILAGRFLTTLVDIDLEGKKHRVIPRDYHLDPVKDFPIHVDFMRLGEGATIRISVPLHVVKAEGSPGVKRGGTVNIVAHAIELECGVESIPQYIEADVGSLEIGHSLHLSDVKLPAGVKALTREDATLVTIVPPSGYAEEQKAAAAAAAGGAAPAAGAAAPAAGAAAPAAGAAAPAAAKAPAGGDKKK, encoded by the coding sequence ATGGCGACGACCGTCAAGGAATTGAAGGCGACCGCACGTCCGAAGAGCGGCAAGGGGGCCGCCCGGGCTGAGCGTCGCGCCGGGAGAGTGCCCGGAGTGATCTATGGCAACAACCAGCCCCCCGTCACGATCTCGATCGAAGATCGTGAACTGCGCCAGCGCATCCTCGCCGGCCGGTTCCTGACCACGCTGGTCGACATCGATCTCGAGGGCAAGAAGCACCGCGTGATTCCGCGCGACTACCACCTCGATCCGGTCAAGGACTTCCCGATCCATGTCGACTTCATGCGGCTCGGCGAAGGCGCCACCATCCGCATCAGCGTGCCCCTGCACGTGGTGAAGGCGGAAGGCTCCCCGGGCGTGAAGCGCGGCGGCACCGTCAACATCGTCGCCCACGCCATCGAGCTCGAATGCGGCGTCGAGAGCATCCCGCAGTACATCGAGGCCGATGTCGGCTCGCTCGAAATCGGTCACTCGCTGCATCTGTCGGACGTCAAGCTGCCGGCCGGCGTGAAGGCGCTGACCCGCGAGGACGCGACCCTCGTGACCATCGTGCCGCCGTCCGGCTACGCCGAAGAGCAGAAGGCTGCGGCTGCAGCTGCTGCTGGTGGCGCGGCTCCGGCTGCGGGCGCTGCTGCTCCAGCGGCTGGCGCGGCTGCTCCGGCGGCTGGTGCTGCTGCTCCGGCGGCTGCCAAGGCGCCCGCCGGCGGCGACAAGAAGAAGTAA
- a CDS encoding dienelactone hydrolase family protein, with translation MIDQQIAIPTKDGHTATFISHPERGGPFPVILFYMDAPAIREELRDMARRFATSGYYVMLPNLYYRSGVMELGALPADPNAPERKRMFALMGSLTIPMIMDDTRALLTYAEGQAAANTEIVGTVGYCMSGRYAVNAATHFPDRVKAAASVYGTQLATDQDDSPHLAASKTKAELYFACAETDIYAPTEIIEKVRQGMTGTKAEVEIYPGTHHGFAFPKRPVYDRDAAERHWERLLALYRRNLV, from the coding sequence ATGATCGACCAGCAGATCGCGATTCCCACCAAGGACGGCCACACCGCAACCTTCATCAGCCATCCCGAACGCGGCGGACCGTTTCCGGTCATCCTGTTCTACATGGATGCGCCGGCGATCCGCGAAGAGCTGCGCGACATGGCGCGCCGGTTCGCGACATCAGGCTATTACGTGATGCTGCCGAACCTCTATTACCGTTCCGGCGTGATGGAGCTCGGCGCGCTGCCGGCCGACCCGAACGCGCCGGAGCGCAAGCGCATGTTCGCGCTGATGGGCTCGCTCACCATTCCCATGATCATGGACGACACGCGCGCCCTGCTCACCTATGCCGAGGGCCAGGCGGCCGCCAACACTGAGATCGTCGGCACCGTCGGCTATTGCATGAGCGGACGCTACGCCGTGAATGCCGCCACGCACTTCCCCGACCGCGTCAAGGCCGCCGCCTCGGTCTACGGCACGCAGCTTGCGACCGACCAGGACGACAGCCCGCATCTCGCAGCAAGCAAAACCAAAGCCGAGCTCTATTTCGCCTGCGCGGAGACCGACATCTACGCGCCGACCGAAATCATCGAAAAGGTCAGGCAGGGCATGACCGGGACCAAAGCCGAGGTCGAGATCTATCCAGGCACGCATCACGGTTTTGCCTTTCCCAAGCGTCCGGTCTACGACCGCGACGCCGCGGAGCGGCACTGGGAGCGTTTGCTGGCGCTCTATCGCCGCAATCTCGTCTAG
- a CDS encoding nuclear transport factor 2 family protein: MTEHSLWRFSRALHRAINDRHFEDIETLIDEDVEWALYGPIDMFPFLGARQGKDAVLDVIRQLADNFQVRRFDRESIMLGVDSAASMLRYSLTALDSNKPISLRVAQFAQFRAGKLISMRVLIDTFDLVEQALGRAIHLPKMTSVG, encoded by the coding sequence ATGACAGAGCACAGCCTCTGGCGTTTCTCGCGCGCATTGCACCGTGCGATCAACGACCGGCATTTTGAGGATATCGAGACCCTGATCGACGAGGATGTCGAGTGGGCGCTCTATGGCCCGATCGACATGTTTCCATTCCTCGGCGCGCGCCAGGGCAAGGACGCCGTGCTCGACGTCATCCGCCAGCTCGCCGACAATTTCCAAGTTCGTCGCTTCGACCGGGAGAGCATCATGCTGGGCGTGGATTCCGCCGCCTCGATGCTGCGCTATTCGCTGACGGCGCTCGATTCCAACAAGCCGATTTCCTTGCGCGTCGCGCAATTCGCCCAATTCAGGGCGGGCAAGCTCATCAGCATGCGGGTGCTGATCGACACCTTCGACCTGGTCGAGCAGGCACTCGGCCGCGCCATTCATCTGCCGAAGATGACCAGCGTCGGCTGA
- a CDS encoding MaoC family dehydratase, giving the protein MRFFEDIAIGQRREIGAYTFTAESIKTFAAKFDPQRFHLDEEEGKNSLFGGLAASGWHVGSACMSLLVADGQRLAREAAARGEEVAVWGPSPGFRDLRWIRPVLAGDTVSYVNEVIDKRSSASRPGWGILTARTTGTNQRGEEVYSVTASAFVPLRKGA; this is encoded by the coding sequence ATGCGGTTCTTCGAAGACATCGCGATCGGACAGCGCCGCGAGATCGGCGCCTATACGTTCACGGCGGAGTCCATCAAGACGTTCGCCGCGAAGTTCGATCCGCAGCGCTTTCACCTCGACGAGGAGGAAGGCAAGAACTCGCTGTTCGGCGGGCTCGCGGCCTCGGGCTGGCATGTCGGCTCGGCCTGCATGAGCCTGCTTGTCGCCGACGGCCAACGTCTGGCACGCGAGGCCGCAGCGCGCGGCGAGGAGGTCGCGGTCTGGGGGCCGTCGCCGGGCTTTCGCGACCTGCGCTGGATCAGGCCTGTGCTCGCCGGCGACACCGTCTCTTACGTCAACGAAGTCATCGACAAGCGCAGCTCCGCCTCGCGTCCCGGCTGGGGCATTTTGACGGCCCGCACCACCGGCACCAACCAGCGCGGCGAGGAGGTCTACTCCGTCACCGCAAGTGCCTTCGTGCCGCTGCGAAAGGGCGCGTAG
- the pth gene encoding aminoacyl-tRNA hydrolase, with amino-acid sequence MRLFVGLGNPGAKYARNRHNIGFMAVDEIARRHGFSPWRRRFQGETSEGALGTERVILLKPTTYMNDSGRAVQEAASFFKIAPGDVTVFHDELELPPGKVRVKIGGGIAGHNGLRSISAHIGNDYRRVRLGIGHPGVKEMVHGHVLSDFAKADNEWVATLCDAVAEHAALIAKGTDATFANRVHLAMQAKGFLTKDENGKE; translated from the coding sequence ATGCGACTCTTTGTTGGGCTCGGCAATCCCGGCGCGAAATACGCACGTAACCGGCACAATATCGGCTTCATGGCCGTCGACGAGATCGCGCGGCGTCATGGTTTCTCGCCATGGCGCCGTCGTTTTCAGGGCGAGACCTCGGAAGGGGCGCTGGGCACTGAGCGCGTGATCCTGCTCAAGCCGACGACCTACATGAACGACTCCGGTCGCGCAGTGCAGGAGGCGGCGAGCTTCTTCAAGATCGCGCCGGGCGACGTCACCGTGTTCCACGATGAGCTCGAACTGCCGCCGGGCAAGGTGCGGGTGAAGATCGGCGGCGGCATCGCCGGCCACAACGGCCTGCGCTCGATCTCGGCGCATATCGGCAACGACTATCGCCGGGTGCGGCTCGGCATCGGTCATCCCGGCGTCAAGGAAATGGTGCACGGCCACGTGCTGTCGGACTTCGCCAAGGCCGACAACGAATGGGTGGCGACGCTCTGCGACGCGGTCGCCGAGCATGCCGCACTGATCGCCAAGGGCACGGACGCAACCTTTGCCAACAGGGTGCATCTTGCCATGCAGGCGAAGGGATTTTTGACCAAGGACGAGAACGGCAAGGAATAG